In Mytilus edulis chromosome 13, xbMytEdul2.2, whole genome shotgun sequence, a single window of DNA contains:
- the LOC139500472 gene encoding E3 ubiquitin-protein ligase TRIM50-like translates to MAQVPAGKCGFCNNAVAALFCEDCHQILCVECRQNVHDKVPSFQSHKVANIQKEGNRVFRPQPVCETHKNQFLYYCSKCECLTCAECMTGNHNEHKTEKIKTIADTCRQTVIHYMETIETKVELVKKKLETIDTEHSVQIKSDCESYVSKVTITSGELHEIIDRFKQIHMTTACDFKDIENQNLLNKRVFFQRRHDESADSLLKFENLLQETNDCIFLTDFKALQTDFKINDEETDDPLACPRQLAIFHPSSFGRSVIEEIDEKFQMRQVMKKVK, encoded by the coding sequence atggctCAAGTTCCAGCGGGAAAGTGTGGGTTTTGCAACAATGCAGTAGCAGCTTTATTCTGTGAAGATTGTCATCAGATTTTGTGTGTTGAATGTCGACAGAATGTACATGATAAAGTTCCAAGTTTTCAGAGTCACAAGGTGGCAAATATTCAAAAGGAAGGAAATCGTGTTTTCAGACCCCAACCTGTTTGTGAAACTCATAAGAATCAATTTCTTTATTATTGCAGTAAATGTGAATGTCTCACATGTGCAGAATGTATGACAGGTAACCACAATGAACATAAAACTGAAAAGATTAAAACTATTGCAGATACATGTCGACAAACTGTTATCCATTATATGGAAACGATTGAAACGAAAGTTGAATTAGTCAAGAAGAAACTTGAAACCATTGATACGGAACATTCTGTCCAAATAAAGTCCGACTGCGAGTCTTATGTTTCAAAAGTAACGATAACTTCAGGTGAATTACACGAGATCATTGATCGGTTTAAACAAATACACATGACAACTGCATGTGACTTTAAAGACATTGAAAACCAAAATTTACTTAATAAAAGGGTGTTCTTCCAACGACGCCATGATGAATCAGCGGATAGTTTATTGAAGTTTGAAAATCTTTTGCAAGAAACGAATGACTGCATTTTTCTCACAGACTTTAAAGCTCTTCAAACAGATTTCAAAATCAATGATGAAGAGACTGATGATCCACTAGCTTGCCCACGTCAACTCGCAATTTTCCATCCGAGTAGTTTTGGAAGATCAGTCATTGaagaaattgatgaaaaattccAAATGAGGCAagtaatgaaaaaagtaaaatag